The Falco naumanni isolate bFalNau1 chromosome 1, bFalNau1.pat, whole genome shotgun sequence genome window below encodes:
- the KDM3A gene encoding lysine-specific demethylase 3A has product MVLRLEGSWSLLVGKRFLSLSEEDDRSWDTSRISEWPWKSGRIRAVSHTDISKQDLKICIEFDDESWEKRRWIEVYSHKMKVFLVEQKLVLAERKSQASSMPSVQWPAMTYKSLVDKAGLGSMVSVRYLGEEKCVFLSKDLLTPIQDVDSSRLPLKDDQNVNEEIQALVKKHLDETRLVQGGKNIIGSKIRIYSLDPSTQWFTAVVVNGNPATRTLEVNCQEIPALKTLDPELIHVEIIYDNNGKCDKSKRIAGTKRKLPENSGKVDNKHIKSSPEVSPSQGHVQSVPTVLGEALLGCTPANKDQRHQGLPLPANSPPNLGAETPQGTCRRSLPESHPSCLNTGIKPLKEDLMAFPKVGFISKEQTQNLDDQNGKYTSLATSRSSSLTDSTNEKRTNLKNSNEPLLKPTTNFSKECISVKQLQHLNSSIAIPRVSSTVELQRTLDCRPSTSDAHLLSFTESGVKSQSNYNSQNSYKGNKIDELMDMEFFIRRNSNEILYDRNENESFWTGSAKVQDNIIVRKSILADASKVKKLQQSGEAFVQDGSCNNIAPHLHKCRECRLDSYRKNKEQRDSTVFCRFFHFRRLQFNKHGILREEGFLTPNKYDPEAISLWLPLSKNVVGLDLDTAKYILANIGDHFCQLVISEKEVMSTIEPHRQVAWKRAVRGVREMCDVCDTTIFNLHWVCSKCGFGVCVDCYRMKKKSLHEDDDSDTFSWFKCVKGQVHEPENLMPTQIIPGKALYDVGDIVHSVRTKWGIKANCPCANKQFKALSKPTLKEDSKQNLVPGERTSLPHNSFAPSPQVTTHDPPLKSPAGSKQTASVNISPSLSWLSNLTSGNVNKENKEKLLIPISKNENKPLQPLPTLAKPSAALQTFNSAILTPVSNNNTGFLRNLLNSSGGKTDNGLKTTPKILDDIFASLVQNRTITDLPKKPQGLTIKPTIMGFDTPHYWLCDNRLLCLQDPNNESNWNVFRECWKQGQPVMVSGVHHKLNADLWRPESFRKEFGQQEVDLVNCRTNEIITGATVGDFWDGFEDISSRLRTEEGEPMVLKLKDWPPGEDFRDMMPSRFDDLMKNIPLPEYTRRGGKLNLASRLPNYFVRPDLGPKMYNAYGLITPEDRKYGTTNLHLDVSDAANVMVYVGIPKGQADQEEEVLKTIQDGDSDELTIKRFTESREKPGALWHIYAAKDTEKIREFLKKVAEEQGQENPVDHDPIHDQSWYLDRSLRKRLHQEYGVQGWAIVQFLGDVVFIPAGAPHQVHNLYSCIKVAEDFVSPEHVKHCFWLTQEFRYLSHTHTNHEDKLQVKNVIYHAVKDAVGILRANESSLSRP; this is encoded by the exons ATGGTGCTGAGGCTCGAGGGGAGCTGGTCGCTGCTCGTGGGGAAGAGGTTCCTCAGCCTGTCGGAGGAAGACGACAGGTCGTGGGACACCAGCCGCATCTCAGAATGGCCCTGGAAGTCAGGCAGGATCCGAGCGGTTTCACACACGGACATATCCAAACAAGACCTGAAG ATTTGCATAGAATTTGATGATGAGTcatgggaaaaaagaaggtgGATAGAAGTCTACAGCCATAAAATGAAAGTATTCCTGGTGGAGCAAAAGCTGGTACTGGCTGAAAGAAAATCTCAAGCCAGTTCTATGCCTTCTGTCCAGTGGCCTGCAATG ACTTACAAATCCTTAGTGGACAAAGCTGGTTTGGGATCAATGGTTTCAGTGCGCTATCTTGGTgaagagaaatgtgtttttctttctaaagaccTTTTGACACCCATTCAG GATGTGGACAGTTCCAGGCTTCCTCTTAAGGATGATCAAAATGTTAATGAAGAAATTCAGGCTTTGGTTAAGAAACACCTAGATGAAACACGCTTAGTACAAG gtgGAAAAAATATCATTGGTTCAAAAATTAGAATTTATAGCCTGGATCCATCTACTCAGTGGTTCACGGCAGTTGTTGTCAATGGTAATCCAGCTACAAGAACTCTAGAAGTCAATTGTCAGGAG ATTCCAGCTTTAAAAACTCTTGATCCAGAGTTAATTCACGTTGAAATCATATATGACAACAATGGAAAATGTG ATAAATCTAAAAGAATTGCGGGGACAAAAAGGAAGTTACCTGAGAATAGTGGAAAAGTTGATAATAAACACATAAAATCTTCTCCTGAG GTTTCTCCCAGTCAGGGACATGTGCAGTCAGTACCAACTGTGTTGGGTGAAGCATTGCTAGGATGTACTCCTGCTAATAAAGACCAAAGGCACCAAGGCCTACCCCTGCCAGCTAACTCGCCACCCAATCTTGGTGCAGAAACTCCTCAGGG CACGTGTAGACGAAGCTTACCAGAAAGTCATCCTTCTTGTCTTAATACTGGAATTAAACCATTGAAGGAAGATCTGATGGCCTTTCCTAAAGTGGGGTTTATATCTAAAGAACAAACGCAAAATCTTGATGATCAAAATGGTAAATACACCTCTTTGGCAACATCAAGATCTTCATCTTTGACTGATTCAACTAATGAAAAAAGAACCAATCTGAAAAATTCCAATGAACCTCTTCTGAAGCCCACAACAAACTTTTCAAAAGAAtgcatttctgtaaaacagTTGCAACATCTTAACTCTTCCATAGCAATACCCAGAGTCAGTAGCACTGTTGAACTGCAGCGGACTTTAGATTGTAGACCCTCAACCTCAGATGCTCATCTTCTCTCTTTTACTGAGTCTGGAGTTAAATCACAGAGCAATTACAATAGCCAAAACAGCTACAAAGGAAACAAGATTGATGAACTTATGGACATGGAATTTTTTATTAGAAGAAATTCAAATGAGATCCTTtatgacagaaatgaaaatgaaagcttttggACTGGAAGTGCCAAGGTCCAGGACAATA TAATTGTTCGCAAGTCAATTTTAGCAGATGCTTCTAAAGTGAAGAAGCTTCAGCAAAGTGGAGAAGCATTTGTACAGGATGGTTCCTGCAATAATATCGCGCCTCACTTGCATAAATGCAGGGAATGTCGTTTGGACAGTTATCGGAAGAACAAAGAGCAAAGAGACTCCACTGTCTTTTGTAGATTCTTTCACTTTAGAAG GTTGCAGTTTAATAAGCATGGAATACTGCGTGAGGAAGGTTTCTTAACTCCAAATAAGTATGACCCTGAGGCTATTAGCTTGTGGCTACCTTTATCAAAAAATGTTGTGGGTTTAGATCTTGACACAGCAAAGTATATCCTAGCCAACATTGGAGACCACTTCTGTCAGCTAGTGATATCTGAAAAGGAAGTTATGTCTACGATTGAACCACACA GACAGGTAGCCTGGAAGCGGGCAGTTCGTGGAGTGCGAGAAATGTGTGATGTCTGTGACACCACAATCTTCAACCTTCATTGGGTCTGCTCTAAGTGTGGCTTTGGCGTGTGTGTGGATTGTTacaggatgaagaaaaaaagcttacatGAAG atgaTGACTCGGATACTTTCTCCTGGTTTAAATGTGTGAAGGGGCAGGTACATGAACCAGAGAATCTAATGCCTACGCAAATAATTCCTGGAAAAG ctctctATGATGTTGGTGATATTGTTCACTCCGTAAGAACAAAATGGGGAATAAAAGCAAATTGTCCTTGTGCAAATAAGCAGTTCAAGGCGCTATCAAAGCCAACTCTAAAGGAGGATTCAAAACAG aacTTGGTACCTGGAGAGAGGACCAGCCTTCCACATAACAGTTTCGCCCCAAGCCCACAAGTCACTACACATGATCCTCCTCTGAAGTCACCAGCTGGAAGTAAACAAACTGCTTCAGTGAATATTTCTCCTTCATTAAGTTGGTTATCAAATCTAACAAGTGGAAACGTGAATAAAGAGAACAAAG agaaACTCCTCATACCtatttcaaagaatgaaaataaacctCTTCAGCCACTCCCTACTTTAGCCAAGCcttctgcagccctgcagacatTCAACAGTGCAATATTAACACCTGTGAGCAACAATAACACAGGTTTCCTCCGGAATCTGTTAAACTCTTCTGGAGGAAAG acaGACAATGGACTCAAGACTACACCCAAAATCCTTGAtgacatttttgcttctctggtGCAAAATAGAACCATTACAGACTTGCCTAAGAAGCCTCAAGGACTGACTATAAAGCCTACAATAATGGGCTTTGATACGCCTCACTACTGGTTATGTGATAACCGCTTGCTATGTCTTCAAGATCCCAACAATGAAAGTAATTGGAATGTCTTCAGGGAGTgctggaagcagggacag CCTGTAATGGTGTCAGGAGTGCATCACAAATTAAATGCAGACCTCTGGAGACCTGAGTCCTTTAGGAAGGAATTTGGCCAACAAGAAGTAGATCTGGTGAATTGCAGGACCAATGAAATCATCACTGGAGCTACTGTAGGGGATTTCTGGGATGGATTTGAAGATATTTCAA GTCGCCTGAGAACAGAAGAAGGAGAGCCAATGGTGTTGAAGCTTAAAGACTGGCCTCCAGGAGAAGACTTCAGAGATATGATGCCTTCCCG GTTTGATGATTTGATGAAAAATATTCCATTGCCGGAATACACTAGGAGAGGTGGCAAGCTCAACCTTGCCTCTCGACTTCCCAACTATTTTGTACGACCAGATTTGGGCCCTAAGATGTACAATGCATATG gcTTAATAACACCAGAGGATAGGAAATACGGCACAACAAATCTCCATCTGGATGTGTCTGATGCTGCTAATGTTATGGTTTATGTGGGTATCCCCAAAGGCCAGGCTGACCAAGAAGAAG AAGTACTTAAAACCATACAAGATGGCGATTCTGATGAATTGACAATTAAGCGTTTTACTGAAAGTCGAGAAAAACCTGGCGCTCTGTGGCACATTTATGCAGCTAAAGATACAGAGAAGATCCGTGAATTCCTTAAAAAG